In Blastopirellula sp. J2-11, a single genomic region encodes these proteins:
- a CDS encoding prenyltransferase/squalene oxidase repeat-containing protein, with amino-acid sequence MLWLSRRFQGSASWMFSLLFHLVVVMTLGLWILRDDRQEGPPGIILGEADPIVPITELPQWQPKVADIQGDVINDSTYAIEEMAQQLAQTAPSEAPTTSIPSPAFQFSDSATLTYVPPAGAGGFAGRDPANQPGLLQQRGGSQATQDAVERALVWIAAQQNEDGHWDFNHRNGPQGARATDPGTAHALTGATGLALLPFLGKGYTHLRESPYQETVAKGLYYLRTHMIVSNQGGDLTGGSKFGMYCHGLAAIALCEAYAMTEDPDLRQDAQEAVKFIEFAQHSAGGWRYQPGEPGDTSVFGWQLMALKSALIGGLQVSSPRVGLAEHFLDTVQTDAGAYYGYQRPGKQPTTTAIGLLSRMYLGWRRNDPRLERGAKFLATEGPSQRDMYFNYYATNVMAHQGGPAWTKWNDKLSNYLVQSQSTKLYEAGSWRFDDPYFEEGGRLYTTCLAAMILEVYYRHMPLYSDQSIDFTF; translated from the coding sequence GTGCTGTGGCTGTCGCGACGTTTTCAAGGCTCGGCCAGCTGGATGTTCAGTTTGCTGTTTCACCTGGTGGTTGTGATGACGCTAGGGTTGTGGATCTTGCGAGACGATCGGCAGGAAGGCCCGCCGGGGATCATCCTCGGTGAAGCCGATCCGATTGTTCCCATCACCGAGCTCCCTCAGTGGCAGCCGAAAGTCGCCGACATCCAAGGGGACGTCATCAACGACTCGACCTACGCGATTGAAGAGATGGCGCAGCAACTGGCGCAGACCGCTCCATCAGAAGCGCCGACGACTTCGATTCCGTCCCCCGCGTTTCAGTTTTCGGATTCCGCGACGCTGACTTATGTTCCGCCGGCGGGCGCTGGTGGATTTGCGGGACGAGATCCCGCGAACCAGCCTGGTTTGCTGCAACAACGGGGCGGCTCGCAAGCGACGCAAGACGCCGTCGAACGCGCGTTGGTCTGGATCGCCGCGCAGCAAAACGAAGATGGGCATTGGGACTTCAATCATCGCAACGGCCCTCAGGGAGCGCGGGCCACCGATCCGGGAACCGCGCATGCGTTGACCGGCGCGACCGGTTTGGCGCTGCTCCCCTTTTTGGGCAAAGGTTATACGCATCTGCGGGAAAGCCCTTATCAAGAGACGGTCGCCAAGGGGCTCTACTATTTGCGGACGCACATGATCGTCAGCAATCAGGGAGGCGATCTGACAGGCGGCAGCAAGTTTGGCATGTATTGTCACGGCTTGGCGGCGATCGCGCTGTGCGAAGCCTACGCGATGACCGAAGATCCTGACTTGCGCCAGGATGCTCAGGAAGCGGTGAAGTTTATTGAGTTTGCGCAGCACTCCGCCGGAGGTTGGCGTTATCAACCTGGCGAGCCGGGCGATACGTCGGTTTTTGGTTGGCAACTGATGGCGCTGAAAAGCGCCTTGATCGGCGGGCTGCAAGTTTCGTCGCCGCGTGTCGGTTTGGCCGAGCACTTTCTTGATACGGTGCAAACTGACGCCGGCGCCTACTATGGATATCAGCGACCTGGGAAGCAGCCGACGACAACGGCGATCGGCCTGTTGTCGCGGATGTACTTGGGATGGCGCCGCAACGATCCGCGATTGGAGCGTGGGGCGAAGTTTCTTGCGACCGAAGGCCCTTCGCAGCGAGACATGTATTTCAATTACTACGCGACCAACGTAATGGCGCACCAAGGCGGGCCTGCGTGGACGAAGTGGAACGACAAGCTGAGCAACTACCTGGTTCAGTCGCAGTCGACCAAATTGTACGAGGCAGGGAGCTGGCGATTTGATGACCCCTACTTCGAGGAGGGGGGGCGATTGTACACAACTTGTTTGGCGGCGATGATCCTGGAAGTCTACTATCGCCATATGCCTCTCTACTCTGATCAGTCCATTGACTTCACGTTCTGA
- a CDS encoding HisA/HisF-related TIM barrel protein, with protein sequence MTSRSELPAAILPVIDLKDRHVVRGVGGLRHRYRPIESRLCASSEPGDIAAAMVAAYSFRDAYVADLDAILDGRPQVEDWRKIAQAGLRLHLDAGLATLADCQRVIEALEPESVASLIVGLETLQRWEDLGQITAEFGESVTFSLDLRHGRPLRIVGAAIRPEEIAQRAFDCGARRMVLLDLAHVGQGRGTGTEMLCRELSTQLTGVEWVTGGGIRTLADIETQVSLGAARVLVSSALHEDEKILMARPQ encoded by the coding sequence TTGACTTCACGTTCTGAGCTGCCGGCGGCGATCTTGCCGGTGATTGATTTGAAAGACCGGCACGTGGTGCGCGGCGTGGGCGGCTTGCGACATCGCTATCGTCCGATCGAAAGCCGGTTGTGCGCATCGTCGGAACCCGGGGATATCGCCGCCGCGATGGTCGCAGCGTATTCGTTTCGCGATGCCTATGTGGCGGATCTGGATGCGATTCTTGACGGTCGACCGCAAGTTGAGGATTGGCGGAAAATCGCACAGGCCGGACTGCGGCTGCATCTCGACGCTGGATTGGCGACGCTGGCCGATTGCCAGCGCGTGATCGAAGCTTTGGAACCGGAGAGCGTCGCTTCGCTGATTGTCGGCCTCGAGACGCTGCAGCGCTGGGAAGATCTGGGGCAGATCACCGCCGAATTCGGCGAGAGCGTCACGTTCAGTCTTGATTTGCGACATGGACGGCCGTTGCGAATTGTGGGAGCGGCGATTCGTCCCGAAGAAATCGCACAACGCGCGTTTGATTGCGGCGCTAGACGAATGGTGCTGCTGGATCTGGCTCATGTCGGGCAGGGTAGGGGAACCGGAACGGAGATGTTGTGCCGCGAATTATCGACGCAACTTACGGGAGTCGAATGGGTTACCGGTGGAGGGATCCGGACATTGGCCGATATCGAGACGCAAGTGTCGCTCGGCGCAGCGCGCGTGCTGGTCTCTTCCGCACTTCATGAAGATGAAAAAATATTAATGGCGCGTCCGCAATGA
- a CDS encoding Na(+)-translocating NADH-quinone reductase subunit A, producing MPRTITLKRGLDLPISGRPQQSIESAGAVTRFGLLGDDYIGMRPTMFVTDGDSVKLGQALFEDKKNPGVMFTSPVAGKVVAVNRGAKRRFLSVVIEREGDEQVEFASHGDQSLLNLTRQQVVEGMLAAGLWPALRQRPFGRTPSPTQTPQALFITAIDTHPLAADPAVVIGPQKAEFTAGLEALSKLTDGPMFVCRAPGADIPGEDLDFAEVVEFAGPHPAGLPGTHIHCLYPAGRDRAVWHIGYQDVLAIGSLFKTGRLSVKRILSLAGPAVSKPRLIEATLGADLTQLTDGQLKADDPRVISGSVFWGRTCAEPHTFLGRYHSQISVLEEGRNRDFLGWLTLGFGKFSTKSVFMSALTGGGRDYDFTTSSEGSHRAIIPTGMYEKVMPLDIEPTALLKSLVVNDMESAQALGALELDEEDLALCSYVDTGKHDFGSALRKNLDRIEAEG from the coding sequence ATGCCACGAACTATTACATTGAAACGAGGGCTCGACCTGCCGATTTCGGGTCGTCCTCAGCAGTCCATTGAGTCGGCCGGAGCAGTGACCCGATTCGGTCTCCTTGGCGACGACTACATCGGCATGCGGCCGACCATGTTCGTTACCGATGGAGACTCGGTCAAGCTTGGCCAAGCCTTGTTTGAAGACAAGAAGAATCCCGGCGTCATGTTCACGTCGCCGGTCGCTGGCAAGGTGGTTGCGGTTAACCGCGGCGCCAAGCGTCGATTTTTGTCGGTCGTGATCGAGCGTGAAGGAGACGAACAAGTTGAGTTCGCTTCGCACGGCGATCAATCGCTCTTGAATCTGACTCGCCAGCAAGTGGTTGAGGGGATGTTGGCCGCCGGCCTGTGGCCTGCATTGCGACAACGGCCCTTCGGGCGGACTCCTTCGCCGACGCAAACGCCGCAAGCGCTGTTCATTACGGCGATCGATACCCATCCCTTGGCGGCGGATCCTGCGGTTGTGATCGGTCCGCAGAAAGCGGAGTTTACCGCCGGCTTGGAAGCGCTGAGCAAACTGACCGACGGACCGATGTTCGTTTGTCGTGCTCCCGGCGCCGACATCCCAGGCGAAGATCTCGATTTCGCCGAAGTCGTCGAATTCGCCGGACCGCATCCGGCTGGCTTGCCTGGAACGCATATTCATTGCTTGTATCCAGCAGGGCGCGATCGGGCCGTTTGGCACATCGGTTATCAAGACGTGCTGGCGATCGGTTCGTTGTTTAAAACTGGCCGACTGAGCGTGAAGCGAATCCTCTCGCTGGCGGGACCCGCCGTTAGCAAGCCTCGCTTGATTGAAGCGACCTTGGGCGCCGATCTGACCCAGTTGACTGACGGTCAGCTGAAAGCAGACGATCCTCGCGTGATCTCCGGTTCGGTCTTTTGGGGTCGAACTTGTGCCGAACCGCATACGTTCCTGGGACGTTATCACAGCCAGATTTCGGTGTTGGAAGAGGGACGCAATCGCGACTTCCTCGGTTGGCTGACGCTTGGGTTCGGCAAGTTCTCGACCAAGTCGGTGTTTATGTCGGCTCTGACCGGCGGAGGTCGTGATTACGACTTCACCACCAGCAGCGAGGGAAGTCATCGTGCGATCATTCCGACCGGAATGTACGAAAAAGTAATGCCGCTTGATATCGAACCGACCGCGCTGCTCAAGTCGCTGGTGGTGAACGATATGGAATCGGCTCAGGCGCTGGGCGCCTTGGAATTGGATGAAGAAGATTTGGCGCTTTGTTCCTACGTCGACACCGGCAAGCACGACTTCGGCAGCGCCCTGCGGAAGAACCTAGACCGCATTGAGGCCGAGGGGTAA
- a CDS encoding NADH:ubiquinone reductase (Na(+)-transporting) subunit B translates to MKFIRNLLDRAAPLFEEGGKLERLYPLYEAGDTFLYTPGEITHGSTHVRDGLDLKRMMVFVVIALTPCILMAMWNTGYQANSAIHAEAGTAPEGWQESLFTSLGMAHDPGSLLDNIVLGAIYFLPVYIVTMTVGGIIEVIFGIVRKHEVNEGFLVTGMLFPLTLPPTIPLWQVALGIAFGVLIGKEVFGGTGKNFLNPALTARAFLYFAYPNQITGNVWVAADGFSGATTLGALAENKDNLDVGLSQVLQGVDGHGITWLQAFLGTITGSMGETSALACLLGAAFLILTGVGSWKIMAATVLGAVGTSGAFYLASLSGMETSALFALPPWWHLVIGGFAFGCVFMATDPVSAAMTEKGKWFYGILVGVLTILIRGINPAFPEGIMLAILFGNVMAPLIDYFVIQGNINRRMARYAS, encoded by the coding sequence ATGAAGTTTATACGCAACCTACTCGATCGCGCCGCGCCTCTGTTTGAGGAAGGCGGCAAGCTCGAACGACTCTATCCGCTGTATGAAGCGGGAGATACGTTCCTCTACACGCCGGGCGAAATCACGCACGGCTCGACGCATGTGCGAGATGGTCTCGACCTGAAGCGGATGATGGTGTTTGTCGTCATCGCGCTCACGCCGTGCATCTTGATGGCGATGTGGAACACCGGCTATCAAGCCAACTCGGCGATTCACGCCGAAGCCGGTACAGCGCCGGAAGGCTGGCAAGAGAGCCTGTTCACGTCGCTCGGAATGGCTCACGATCCAGGCAGCTTGCTCGATAACATCGTGCTGGGCGCGATCTATTTTCTACCGGTTTACATCGTCACCATGACGGTCGGCGGTATCATCGAAGTGATCTTCGGGATCGTTCGCAAGCACGAAGTGAATGAAGGGTTCCTGGTGACCGGGATGCTCTTTCCACTGACGTTGCCGCCGACGATACCGCTCTGGCAAGTCGCCTTGGGGATCGCCTTTGGCGTGTTGATCGGAAAAGAAGTCTTTGGCGGCACCGGCAAAAACTTCCTCAATCCGGCCCTCACCGCGCGGGCGTTCCTGTATTTCGCATATCCGAATCAGATCACCGGCAACGTTTGGGTTGCCGCGGATGGTTTCAGCGGAGCGACCACCTTGGGAGCTTTGGCCGAGAACAAAGACAATCTGGACGTGGGGCTTTCGCAGGTTCTGCAGGGAGTCGACGGTCACGGGATCACGTGGCTGCAAGCGTTCCTCGGCACGATCACCGGATCCATGGGCGAAACTTCGGCTCTGGCATGTTTGCTAGGCGCCGCGTTTTTGATCCTGACCGGCGTCGGCTCGTGGAAGATCATGGCCGCGACCGTTTTGGGCGCCGTGGGAACGTCGGGTGCGTTCTACCTGGCCAGCTTGTCGGGGATGGAAACCTCCGCGTTGTTCGCTTTGCCGCCGTGGTGGCACTTGGTGATCGGCGGTTTCGCCTTCGGTTGCGTCTTTATGGCGACCGACCCCGTCTCGGCGGCGATGACGGAAAAAGGAAAGTGGTTCTACGGGATCCTGGTCGGCGTACTAACGATCTTGATTCGCGGCATTAACCCCGCGTTCCCCGAAGGGATCATGCTCGCCATCTTGTTTGGTAACGTGATGGCGCCGCTGATCGACTACTTCGTGATTCAAGGAAACATCAACAGAAGGATGGCTCGCTATGCGTCGTGA
- a CDS encoding Na(+)-translocating NADH-quinone reductase subunit C produces the protein MRRDSVGGTFLVAAVLCIVCSIAVSATAVLLKPTQVENEKLDKQKNILAAAGALPKDKEGKVEEVSAAKITELYNNIETIVIDLDTGERVDNRKENPVSAESLEDKPKMEKIPTDAPADDKLGDIKERPKYSQVFLLKKEDKIDVIVLPFYGKGLWSTMKGFIALEGDAQTIKGLTYYSHGETPGLGGEVDNPDWKAQWPGTTAIEDDGKVVVSVTKAGQTGGIDTNIDGLSGATITTKGVNTMVRYWLGPGGFGPFLAKVRKGDFNG, from the coding sequence ATGCGTCGTGATAGCGTAGGCGGAACGTTCCTCGTGGCCGCCGTCCTTTGCATCGTTTGCTCGATAGCGGTTTCAGCGACAGCAGTCCTCCTGAAACCGACTCAAGTCGAAAACGAAAAGCTGGATAAGCAGAAGAATATTCTGGCTGCCGCCGGCGCGTTGCCGAAGGACAAAGAAGGCAAGGTCGAAGAGGTCAGCGCCGCCAAGATCACCGAGTTGTATAACAATATCGAGACGATCGTGATCGATCTTGATACCGGCGAACGTGTCGATAATCGGAAAGAAAATCCGGTTTCGGCCGAGTCGTTGGAAGACAAGCCAAAGATGGAAAAAATTCCCACCGATGCGCCTGCCGACGATAAGCTGGGTGATATCAAAGAACGTCCCAAGTATTCGCAAGTCTTCTTGCTGAAGAAAGAGGACAAGATCGACGTGATTGTGTTGCCGTTCTACGGCAAAGGATTGTGGTCGACCATGAAGGGCTTCATCGCTCTTGAGGGAGACGCCCAGACGATCAAAGGTTTGACTTACTACTCGCATGGTGAAACTCCGGGGCTCGGCGGCGAAGTCGACAATCCGGATTGGAAGGCGCAGTGGCCCGGCACCACCGCGATTGAAGACGATGGCAAGGTCGTCGTCTCGGTCACCAAAGCGGGACAGACCGGCGGCATTGATACCAACATCGACGGCCTGTCAGGCGCCACCATCACGACCAAAGGGGTCAATACCATGGTTCGCTACTGGCTAGGTCCAGGCGGCTTCGGTCCATTTTTGGCGAAAGTTCGCAAGGGAGACTTCAATGGCTAA
- a CDS encoding NADH:ubiquinone reductase (Na(+)-transporting) subunit D codes for MAKETTKDILLSPVFTNNPIALQVLGICSALAVTSKMDKALTMALAVTVVTGFSNLSVSLVRKFIPSSIRIIVQMTIIASLVIIVDQFLKAYAFNISKELSVFVGLIITNCIVMGRAEAYAMKHEPGMSFLDGVGNGLGYSLILLIVAFFRELFGFGTLFGITILPLYDAANSTGWYTTNGLMVLPPSAFFIIGIIIWVLRTFRPDQVETEG; via the coding sequence ATGGCTAAAGAGACCACGAAAGATATCCTGCTGTCGCCGGTCTTCACCAACAATCCGATCGCACTGCAAGTGCTCGGCATTTGCTCGGCGCTCGCGGTGACGTCCAAAATGGACAAAGCGTTGACCATGGCGTTGGCGGTGACCGTGGTGACCGGCTTCTCGAACCTCAGCGTCAGCTTGGTTCGCAAGTTCATCCCTAGCAGCATCCGCATCATCGTGCAGATGACGATCATCGCTTCGTTGGTGATCATCGTCGATCAATTTTTAAAGGCCTACGCGTTCAACATCAGCAAAGAGCTGTCGGTGTTCGTCGGTTTGATCATTACCAACTGTATTGTGATGGGACGCGCCGAAGCTTACGCGATGAAGCACGAACCCGGCATGAGCTTTCTGGACGGCGTCGGCAATGGGCTCGGCTATAGCTTGATTCTGTTGATCGTCGCCTTTTTCCGGGAGCTGTTTGGTTTTGGAACTTTGTTCGGCATCACGATTCTGCCGCTGTACGACGCAGCCAATAGCACCGGCTGGTATACGACCAACGGTTTGATGGTGTTGCCGCCGAGTGCGTTCTTCATCATCGGCATTATCATTTGGGTCTTGCGGACATTCCGTCCCGACCAGGTAGAGACGGAGGGCTAA
- the nqrE gene encoding NADH:ubiquinone reductase (Na(+)-transporting) subunit E yields the protein MTDLVNIALKAVFSENLALAFFLGMCTFLAVSKNVKTALGLGAAVIAVMAITIPANNLIYQHLLKKGQLAWISSDLADMDLTFLGLIIYIGVIAAIVQILEMGLDRYFPPLYNALGIFLPLITVNCAILGGSLFMVERDYSFTQSCVYGLFAGVGWALAIVALAGVREKLKYSDVPDGLKGLGITFITAGLMALAFMSFGGML from the coding sequence ATGACTGACCTAGTCAATATCGCACTGAAAGCAGTCTTCAGCGAAAACCTCGCGCTCGCCTTCTTTTTGGGGATGTGCACGTTTCTCGCGGTTTCCAAAAACGTGAAGACAGCCCTCGGCCTGGGCGCCGCGGTGATCGCGGTGATGGCGATCACGATTCCGGCCAACAACCTGATCTATCAGCATCTGCTGAAGAAAGGGCAGCTGGCTTGGATCAGCTCCGATCTGGCCGATATGGACCTCACGTTTCTCGGTTTGATTATTTACATCGGCGTCATCGCGGCGATTGTGCAGATCCTCGAAATGGGGCTTGATCGCTACTTTCCGCCGCTCTACAACGCGCTCGGCATCTTCCTGCCGTTGATTACGGTCAACTGTGCGATTTTGGGCGGTTCGTTGTTCATGGTCGAACGTGACTACTCCTTTACGCAAAGCTGCGTATACGGCCTCTTCGCCGGGGTCGGCTGGGCGCTGGCGATCGTCGCGTTAGCAGGCGTTCGCGAAAAACTGAAATACAGCGACGTGCCGGATGGTCTAAAAGGACTCGGCATTACGTTCATCACCGCTGGCCTGATGGCTTTGGCGTTCATGTCGTTCGGCGGCATGCTGTAA
- the nqrF gene encoding NADH:ubiquinone reductase (Na(+)-transporting) subunit F: MQEYQFILIPVGVAMFTVLVLALVAIILAAKSVLVAAGDVKLVINEQKEVHVPAGGKLLNALADQGIFVSSACGGGGTCAQCKVKIHSGGGDILPTEKSHINNQQAREGYRLSCQVAVKQDMSIEVPHEAFETKKWDCEVISNGNVATFIKEFKLKLPEGEEVDFKAGGYIQIEIPEHEVAYKDFLVEDEYHEDWDKFNIWRYVSKVEEPVIRAYSMANYPGEKGVIMLNVRIASPPPRAPEGTPPGKASSYIFSRKPGDKVTISGPYGEFFIKDTENEMVYIGGGAGMAPLRSHIFELFKERKTNRKVSFWYGGRSVRELFYVDEFRDIEKEFPNFKFNIALSDALPEDNWTGLKGFIHQVLLENYLKNHPAPEDIEYYICGPPMMNQAVFKMLDDLGVPPENIAYDDFGG, from the coding sequence ATGCAGGAATATCAATTCATCCTGATTCCCGTCGGCGTCGCGATGTTCACGGTTCTCGTCCTGGCGTTGGTGGCGATCATTCTGGCCGCTAAGTCAGTGCTCGTGGCCGCCGGCGACGTAAAGCTGGTGATCAATGAACAAAAAGAAGTTCATGTCCCCGCTGGCGGCAAATTGCTCAACGCCCTGGCTGACCAAGGGATCTTCGTCTCGTCCGCATGCGGCGGCGGCGGTACTTGCGCTCAGTGCAAAGTGAAGATTCATTCGGGCGGCGGCGACATTCTGCCGACCGAAAAATCGCACATCAACAACCAGCAAGCCCGCGAAGGGTACCGCTTGTCGTGCCAGGTCGCGGTCAAGCAGGACATGAGCATCGAAGTTCCCCACGAAGCGTTTGAAACGAAGAAGTGGGATTGTGAAGTGATCTCGAACGGCAACGTTGCGACCTTCATTAAAGAATTCAAACTGAAGCTGCCTGAAGGCGAAGAAGTCGATTTCAAAGCAGGCGGTTATATCCAGATCGAGATTCCCGAACACGAAGTCGCCTACAAAGACTTCCTGGTCGAAGACGAATATCACGAAGACTGGGATAAGTTCAACATTTGGCGGTATGTCTCGAAGGTCGAAGAGCCGGTGATTCGCGCTTACTCGATGGCCAACTACCCGGGCGAAAAGGGCGTCATCATGCTCAACGTCCGCATCGCTTCGCCGCCGCCGCGAGCTCCCGAAGGAACGCCCCCAGGTAAAGCGTCCAGTTACATCTTTAGCCGCAAGCCCGGCGACAAGGTGACGATCTCGGGCCCGTACGGCGAGTTCTTTATCAAAGACACCGAAAACGAAATGGTCTATATCGGCGGCGGCGCCGGTATGGCTCCGCTTCGCAGTCACATCTTTGAACTGTTCAAAGAACGGAAGACCAACCGCAAGGTTTCGTTCTGGTATGGCGGTCGGAGCGTTCGCGAACTGTTCTATGTCGACGAATTCCGCGACATCGAAAAAGAGTTCCCCAATTTCAAGTTCAACATCGCGCTCTCGGACGCGTTGCCCGAAGATAACTGGACCGGCCTGAAAGGGTTCATTCACCAGGTTCTCCTGGAGAACTACTTGAAGAATCATCCGGCTCCGGAAGATATCGAGTATTACATCTGCGGTCCGCCGATGATGAATCAGGCGGTGTTCAAAATGCTGGATGACCTCGGCGTTCCGCCAGAAAATATCGCCTACGATGACTTCGGCGGCTAA